A single genomic interval of Solimonas sp. K1W22B-7 harbors:
- the alaC gene encoding alanine transaminase, producing the protein MKNEFPRIQRLPPYVFNVIGELKKGARARGEDVIDFSMGNPDQATPKHIVDKLVEVVQREDPAVFRYSVSKGIPRLRRAITRWYKTRFDVDLDPETEAVATIGSKEGLAHLMLATLDRGDVVMVPNPAYPIHPYGAVIAGADVRHVRLTPGTDFFAELEKAIKECWPRPKFLILNFPGNPTAECVELDFFERVVAMAKEYDFWVIHDIAYADIVFDGWKAPSFLQVPGAKDVGVEFFTLSKSYNMPGWRTGFMCGNKELCTALSRMKSYLDYGTFTPMQVASIAALEGPQDCVHEIAQMYQERRDVMCEGLHAAGWSVTIPKASMFIWAKIPEPFAKLGSLEFAKLMMNEAKVAVSPGIGFGEYGDDHVRFALIENEHRTRQAMRGIKKMLKEAKV; encoded by the coding sequence GTGAAGAATGAATTTCCCCGCATCCAGCGACTCCCTCCCTACGTCTTCAACGTCATTGGCGAACTGAAGAAGGGTGCCCGAGCTCGCGGCGAGGACGTCATCGACTTCTCGATGGGCAACCCCGACCAGGCCACGCCCAAGCACATCGTCGACAAGCTGGTTGAGGTGGTGCAGCGCGAAGACCCGGCGGTGTTCCGCTATTCCGTGTCCAAGGGCATCCCGCGCCTGCGCCGAGCGATCACGCGCTGGTACAAGACCCGCTTCGACGTGGACCTGGATCCCGAGACCGAGGCCGTCGCCACGATCGGCTCCAAGGAAGGCCTGGCGCACCTGATGCTCGCCACGCTGGACCGCGGCGACGTGGTGATGGTGCCGAACCCGGCTTACCCGATTCACCCGTATGGCGCGGTCATCGCGGGTGCCGACGTGCGCCACGTGCGCCTGACGCCGGGCACCGATTTCTTCGCCGAGCTGGAGAAGGCGATCAAGGAATGCTGGCCGCGGCCCAAGTTCCTGATCCTGAACTTCCCCGGCAACCCGACCGCCGAGTGCGTCGAGCTCGACTTCTTCGAGCGCGTCGTGGCCATGGCCAAGGAATACGACTTCTGGGTGATCCACGACATCGCCTACGCCGACATCGTGTTCGACGGCTGGAAAGCGCCGTCGTTCCTGCAGGTGCCGGGTGCCAAGGACGTGGGCGTGGAGTTCTTCACGCTGTCCAAGAGCTACAACATGCCGGGCTGGCGCACCGGCTTCATGTGCGGCAACAAGGAGCTGTGCACCGCCCTGTCGCGCATGAAGAGCTACCTGGACTACGGCACCTTCACGCCGATGCAGGTCGCCTCCATCGCCGCGCTGGAAGGCCCGCAGGACTGCGTGCATGAAATCGCGCAGATGTACCAGGAGCGCCGCGACGTGATGTGCGAGGGTCTGCACGCGGCCGGCTGGAGCGTCACCATTCCCAAGGCCAGCATGTTCATCTGGGCCAAGATTCCCGAGCCCTTCGCCAAGCTCGGCAGCCTGGAGTTCGCCAAGCTGATGATGAACGAGGCCAAGGTTGCCGTGTCGCCGGGCATCGGCTTCGGCGAGTACGGCGACGACCATGTGCGCTTCGCACTGATCGAGAACGAGCACCGTACGCGCCAGGCCATGCGTGGTATCAAGAAAATGTTGAAGGAAGCGAAGGTATGA
- a CDS encoding homoserine dehydrogenase produces MKPVRVGLIGLGTVGQGVIKVLRENAEEISRRVGRPVIVTHASARDLSRERGVDLSGIQVTTDSMSIARDADVDVVAELIGGHSPAAELILAAIARGKSVVTANKALIAQDGNRIFEAARAANVVVAFEAAVAGGIPIIKAIREGLAGNRIESVAGIINGTCNYILTQMTEKGEDFADALAAAQKLGYAEADPTFDIEGVDAAHKLTILASIAFGIPLSFSSVATEGITRVTSQDIANARQLGYRIKLLGIAKRSEGGVELRVQPTFIPEDKLLAKVDGVLNSVLVKGNAVGQVGFYGRGAGSEATASSVVADIVDIARALTMDARYAVPALAFQPDAVKPLPIVPEAETESANYLSLRVADEPGVLSKLTAILAAHDISVEAIIQREPHDGEDAKVALITSVVSEQRLATAMAEMQTLPFVREGVARFRVEKFD; encoded by the coding sequence ATGAAGCCTGTCCGGGTTGGCCTGATTGGTCTTGGCACTGTAGGCCAGGGCGTCATCAAGGTCCTGCGTGAGAACGCCGAGGAAATCAGCCGCCGTGTCGGTCGCCCGGTGATCGTCACGCATGCCAGCGCCCGCGACCTGTCGCGCGAGCGCGGCGTGGACCTGTCGGGCATCCAGGTCACCACCGATTCGATGAGCATCGCCCGCGATGCCGACGTCGACGTGGTGGCCGAACTGATCGGTGGCCACTCGCCGGCGGCCGAGCTGATCCTGGCCGCGATTGCGCGCGGCAAGTCCGTGGTCACCGCCAACAAGGCGCTGATCGCGCAGGACGGCAACCGCATCTTCGAGGCGGCCCGCGCCGCCAACGTCGTCGTGGCCTTCGAGGCCGCGGTGGCGGGTGGCATCCCGATCATCAAGGCGATCCGCGAGGGCCTGGCCGGCAACCGCATCGAGAGCGTCGCCGGCATCATCAACGGCACCTGCAACTACATCCTCACGCAGATGACCGAGAAGGGCGAAGACTTCGCCGACGCCCTGGCCGCCGCGCAGAAGCTCGGCTATGCCGAGGCCGACCCGACCTTCGACATCGAGGGCGTCGACGCCGCGCACAAGCTGACGATCCTGGCTTCGATCGCCTTCGGCATTCCGCTGTCGTTCTCCTCGGTGGCCACCGAGGGCATCACCCGCGTCACCTCGCAGGACATCGCCAACGCACGCCAGCTGGGCTACCGCATCAAGCTGCTCGGCATCGCCAAGCGCAGCGAGGGCGGGGTGGAGCTGCGCGTGCAGCCCACCTTCATTCCCGAGGACAAGCTGCTGGCCAAGGTCGACGGCGTGCTGAACTCGGTGCTGGTCAAGGGCAATGCGGTCGGCCAGGTCGGCTTCTATGGCCGCGGCGCCGGCAGCGAGGCCACCGCCTCGTCGGTGGTCGCCGACATCGTCGACATCGCCCGTGCCCTGACCATGGACGCGCGCTACGCCGTGCCGGCGCTGGCCTTCCAGCCCGACGCGGTCAAGCCGCTGCCGATCGTGCCGGAAGCCGAGACCGAGTCCGCCAACTACCTGAGCCTGCGTGTCGCCGACGAGCCGGGCGTGCTGTCCAAGCTCACCGCGATCCTGGCCGCCCACGACATCAGCGTGGAAGCGATCATCCAGCGCGAGCCGCACGACGGCGAGGATGCCAAGGTGGCGCTGATCACCTCGGTGGTGTCGGAACAGCGCCTCGCCACCGCGATGGCGGAGATGCAGACCCTGCCGTTCGTGCGCGAGGGTGTGGCGCGCTTCCGTGTCGAGAAGTTCGACTGA